In Citrus sinensis cultivar Valencia sweet orange chromosome 2, DVS_A1.0, whole genome shotgun sequence, a single genomic region encodes these proteins:
- the LOC102613520 gene encoding uncharacterized protein LOC102613520, whose amino-acid sequence MLLSPGNSPRHLASPSPSPSQSSFPESYLTNVNNSASATQKVPPKKRAKVLDEDTYVSAIESIIERDYFPDLSKLRDRYEWLQATRTGDPVQIRDAQLKIMERRGKKVISLNSDGKIRTQTETPGSTFARNFTPFDEFDVNITTPKVGVELSGEGVCRDGTDEVDVSMRLDEFLRKHTSEDNDSFSKILEKVNRKRKERYQFLLEGEKRDNNNLIEDVKKDRITDGYGTSYQPPSTLEGWKYTAKNLLMYHPADCGEAPLTEEEQAVRLKGLTKEINKTNTRFHGKIMDSRPNDDGTVEVLYTPVAGTTPGPVFDRDGDKMKKYDLEDMRKTPNRFYVESGKKAENGYSFVKTPSPAPGADESPFITWGEIEGTPLRLETEDTPIDIGGSGDGPHFKIPSAPTRDVMAHELSREASRKLKERSKMFQKPPLPSPYRAGSASPSGKLLSPAAQKFMRNAMAKSSSSVDDALRASYRGSSPVTGTPKGGRSVSRLGRDVSLSSRSPSVREGSNPPW is encoded by the coding sequence ATGCTTCTCTCTCCGGGCAATTCTCCTCGCCACCTTGCTTCTCCATCACCGTCACCATCGCAATCTTCGTTCCCCGAAAGCTACCTTACAAATGTCAATAATTCCGCTTCAGCCACACAAAAAGTTCCGCCAAAGAAACGAGCCAAAGTACTCGATGAGGACACGTATGTATCCGCGATCGAGAGCATCATCGAACGCGATTACTTCCCTGATTTATCCAAGCTCCGTGATCGGTATGAATGGCTCCAGGCGACCCGAACTGGTGACCCGGTTCAGATTCGAGATGCCCAGTTGAAGATCATGGAACGTCGTGGCAAAAAGGTAATCAGTCTCAACTCTGATGGAAAAATTCGGACCCAAACTGAAACCCCTGGTTCTACTTTTGCAAGAAATTTTACTCCTTTCGATGAATTTGATGTTAATATTACAACTCCGAAAGTGGGGGTGGAATTATCTGGTGAGGGTGTCTGTAGAGATGGTACTGATGAGGTTGATGTGTCGATGCGTTTAGATGAGTTTTTGAGAAAACATACGAGTGAAGATAATGATAGTTTTTCGAAGATTTTAGAGAAAGTTAATaggaagagaaaagagaggtATCAGTTTTTATTAGAAGGCGAAAAGAgggataataataatttgattgagGATGTTAAAAAGGATAGAATTACAGATGGTTATGGTACCTCGTACCAGCCACCCAGTACTTTAGAAGGGTGGAAATACACTGctaagaatttattgatgtatcATCCGGCTGATTGTGGTGAGGCTCCATTGACAGAGGAGGAACAGGCTGTGAGACTGAAAGGTTTAACTaaggaaattaataaaacaaatactcGTTTTCATGGTAAAATTATGGACTCTAGGCCAAATGATGATGGCACTGTTGAAGTGCTTTATACCCCTGTTGCTGGGACCACTCCAGGGCCAGTGTTTGATAGAGATGGGGATAAGATGAAGAAGTACGATTTGGAGGATATGAGGAAAACCCCGAATAGGTTTTATGTGGAGTCAGGGAAGAAAGCTGAGAATGGGTATAGTTTTGTGAAGACTCCGTCGCCTGCCCCTGGAGCTGATGAATCCCCATTTATTACATGGGGTGAGATTGAAGGGACGCCATTGAGGTTGGAAACTGAGGATACGCCAATTGATATTGGTGGCAGTGGTGATGGTCCTCATTTTAAGATTCCTAGTGCACCCACGAGAGATGTGATGGCTCATGAGCTGTCAAGGGAGGCCTCAAGGAAGTTGAAGGAGAGGTCAAAGATGTTTCAGAAGCCGCCACTGCCATCACCATATAGAGCAGGAAGTGCTAGTCCAAGCGGAAAGTTGCTTTCTCCTGCTGCACAGAAGTTTATGAGGAATGCAATGGCCAAGTCTTCATCTTCTGTTGATGATGCCCTTCGTGCCAGTTACCGAGGTTCAAGCCCTGTGACTGGCACTCCAAAAGGTGGAAGGAGTGTGTCGAGGCTTGGAAGAGATGTGAGCTTGAGTTCCAGGTCACCATCTGTTAGGGAGGGTTCCAATCCCCCTTGGTAA